In Corynebacterium endometrii, one DNA window encodes the following:
- the hutI gene encoding imidazolonepropionase, whose protein sequence is MSTLFTGISELRTVTDRGTIKDAAIVVDDGVIAWVGPANEAPEVDSSGRRVDVEDLGGRAVLPGWVDSHTHMIFDGDRGAEFEARISGGSYEAGGIAVTMEATRNAGRERLELLLRQRLAAAAAGGTTTVETKTGYGLDVASELLAASIASQYVEDVTFLGAHLVPPGADAEEYVELVCGEMLDAVAPHVDWIDVFCERGAFDEQQSRRVLEAGLARGLGVRVHGNQLGDGPGVQMAVDLGAASVDHVNYVDDKDIAALAGSETVATVLPACDLSTREPLAPARKLLDSGVTVAIASNLNPGTSYTSSMNYCVTTAVLQQHLSLDEAIEAATLGGAKALRRNAVDGGKDAKGRPAKGQILAGAAADFHVLNTHQAIDLAYRPGMPLTWRTYKAGERIH, encoded by the coding sequence ATGAGCACCCTTTTTACCGGAATTTCCGAACTGCGCACCGTGACCGATAGAGGAACCATTAAAGACGCTGCGATTGTAGTAGATGACGGGGTGATTGCCTGGGTTGGTCCTGCGAATGAGGCGCCGGAGGTTGATTCCTCAGGACGCCGCGTTGACGTGGAGGATCTTGGTGGGCGTGCCGTGCTGCCCGGCTGGGTGGACTCTCACACCCACATGATCTTCGACGGTGACCGCGGCGCGGAGTTTGAGGCCCGCATCTCTGGCGGCTCTTACGAGGCCGGCGGGATTGCCGTGACCATGGAAGCCACCCGCAACGCTGGGCGCGAGCGCCTAGAGCTGCTTCTACGGCAACGCTTGGCAGCTGCGGCCGCCGGAGGCACTACCACGGTGGAAACCAAGACCGGTTATGGGCTAGACGTGGCCTCCGAATTGTTGGCAGCGTCTATAGCTTCCCAATACGTTGAGGACGTAACCTTCCTCGGCGCGCACCTGGTTCCGCCCGGGGCAGATGCCGAAGAGTACGTGGAATTGGTGTGCGGCGAAATGCTGGACGCCGTAGCCCCGCACGTGGACTGGATTGATGTGTTCTGCGAGCGCGGCGCGTTCGATGAGCAGCAATCTCGCCGCGTCCTAGAAGCCGGTTTGGCCCGTGGCCTTGGGGTACGAGTGCACGGCAACCAGTTGGGCGATGGCCCCGGTGTGCAGATGGCCGTGGATCTGGGGGCCGCGTCGGTTGACCATGTCAATTACGTAGACGATAAGGACATCGCCGCACTCGCCGGATCTGAGACCGTGGCGACGGTCCTTCCCGCCTGCGATCTCTCCACCCGTGAGCCCCTAGCACCCGCCCGCAAGCTGCTTGATAGCGGTGTAACCGTAGCGATCGCGTCCAACCTCAACCCGGGCACCTCTTACACCTCATCGATGAATTATTGCGTGACTACTGCTGTCTTGCAGCAGCATCTTTCCTTAGACGAGGCGATTGAGGCCGCCACCTTAGGCGGTGCCAAGGCGCTTCGCCGCAATGCCGTGGACGGCGGCAAGGACGCTAAAGGGCGCCCGGCCAAGGGTCAGATCCTAGCGGGCGCCGCTGCTGACTTTCATGTACTAAATACCCATCAGGCCATCGATCTGGCATACCGTCCGGGAATGCCGCTGACCTGGCGCACGTATAAGGCGGGTGAGCGCATCCACTAG